One window from the genome of Microbulbifer sp. ALW1 encodes:
- a CDS encoding aromatic ring-hydroxylating dioxygenase subunit alpha, with the protein MLTNLWYVAEWSNAVKDKPVKAKLLGQNFVLYRDKAGKVHCLSDVCIHRGGSLSNGWTTERNCVACPYHGWEFDSEGKVQFIPSRGEGAPIPERARIDAYPTEERYGMIWVFMGDLPESERYPIPEFPEYDDRDNWRPVSLDFTWKGTVDRVVENGIDIAHTSFVHPGFGYPEMADKNKIIDVEKGEYWGRSSNVLHPPQLQGNFGLMKFFRKDKQPTYVTPSFYLPGHCVRLHIKVNSWMDMVIFDANTPVDENTTRSFAIQVRNFFKYPMFDGGAIKRTRNVFQQDADIVEALSPNYLPETLENEVSVEQDKFMGAWRQIRRKHIEMGWKIDTRAMKAYEGEKVFTIPSPARRTNPDLKWALDTVPMIGGKSDLIPTRSVEGGISNTQKQAETA; encoded by the coding sequence ATGCTGACCAACCTTTGGTATGTGGCCGAATGGTCCAACGCAGTGAAAGATAAGCCGGTAAAGGCGAAATTGCTCGGTCAGAATTTTGTACTGTACCGGGACAAGGCGGGCAAGGTGCATTGCCTGAGTGATGTGTGTATTCACCGCGGCGGCTCACTCTCCAATGGCTGGACTACTGAGCGCAACTGCGTGGCATGTCCTTACCACGGCTGGGAATTCGACTCTGAAGGTAAGGTGCAATTTATTCCTTCCCGAGGAGAGGGTGCCCCGATCCCGGAGCGGGCCCGTATCGATGCCTATCCCACCGAAGAGCGCTACGGGATGATCTGGGTATTTATGGGTGACCTGCCGGAATCCGAGCGCTACCCGATTCCCGAATTTCCTGAGTACGACGACCGCGACAACTGGCGGCCGGTGTCTCTGGACTTTACCTGGAAAGGCACAGTAGACCGCGTTGTTGAAAACGGTATCGATATTGCGCACACCTCGTTTGTCCACCCGGGCTTCGGTTATCCCGAGATGGCCGACAAGAACAAAATTATCGATGTTGAGAAGGGCGAGTACTGGGGGCGATCTTCCAACGTATTGCACCCGCCACAGTTGCAGGGCAACTTTGGTCTGATGAAATTCTTCCGCAAGGACAAGCAGCCGACCTATGTAACGCCGTCGTTCTACTTACCGGGGCACTGTGTGCGCTTGCACATCAAGGTGAATTCCTGGATGGATATGGTTATTTTCGATGCGAATACCCCAGTGGATGAAAACACCACTCGCTCCTTTGCGATTCAGGTGCGCAACTTCTTTAAATACCCTATGTTCGATGGTGGTGCCATCAAGCGTACGCGCAATGTATTCCAGCAAGATGCGGATATTGTCGAGGCGCTCTCGCCCAATTATCTGCCAGAGACGCTCGAGAATGAGGTTTCCGTAGAGCAGGACAAGTTTATGGGCGCCTGGCGTCAGATCCGGCGCAAGCACATTGAAATGGGCTGGAAAATCGATACGCGCGCGATGAAGGCTTATGAAGGCGAAAAAGTGTTTACCATCCCGTCACCGGCGCGTCGCACCAACCCCGACTTGAAGTGGGCGCTGGATACGGTGCCCATGATCGGGGGAAAGTCTGATCTGATACCAACCAGAAGTGTCGAGGGTGGTATCAGTAATACTCAGAAGCAGGCGGAAACCGCTTAG